One Nocardioides aromaticivorans genomic window carries:
- the fliN gene encoding flagellar motor switch protein FliN, whose protein sequence is MTATTPEALAEAVAEAAAAVLPSVSPLVLGPVQPGSPHVAAAFAGGAVAELDGGVPGVVAVLVGRELVDALASSPLGGLEVAAAVQPALDAAAHRLGARARAASTLDLEADDFDIAAVLGGEFSTVPLIGTGIAGAVLVPATTLAGAREPITADPAAEAVAAPVEPAAAPEPFVPAFGTGPAAVVPRGLELLHGVDMEVTVELGRTRMTVRDLLALTPGAVLELDRAAGSPADLLVNGRLVARGEVVVVDEDFGLRVTEILDAAATA, encoded by the coding sequence ATGACCGCCACCACCCCCGAGGCCCTCGCCGAGGCCGTCGCCGAGGCCGCAGCCGCCGTCCTGCCGTCGGTCAGCCCGCTGGTGCTCGGCCCCGTCCAGCCCGGCTCGCCGCACGTCGCGGCGGCCTTCGCCGGCGGTGCGGTCGCCGAGCTCGACGGCGGCGTGCCCGGTGTCGTCGCGGTCCTCGTCGGCCGCGAGCTGGTCGACGCGCTCGCCTCCAGCCCGCTCGGCGGCCTCGAGGTCGCCGCTGCGGTGCAGCCCGCGCTGGACGCGGCCGCCCACCGGCTCGGCGCCCGGGCCCGCGCCGCGAGCACCCTCGACCTGGAGGCCGACGACTTCGACATCGCCGCCGTGCTGGGCGGGGAGTTCAGCACCGTCCCGCTGATCGGCACCGGGATCGCTGGTGCGGTCCTCGTGCCCGCAACGACCCTCGCCGGGGCGCGCGAGCCGATCACGGCCGACCCCGCCGCCGAGGCGGTGGCCGCGCCGGTCGAGCCGGCCGCTGCTCCCGAGCCGTTCGTGCCCGCCTTCGGGACCGGGCCCGCGGCCGTCGTACCGCGGGGGCTGGAGCTGCTGCACGGCGTGGACATGGAGGTGACCGTCGAGCTGGGCCGCACCCGGATGACCGTGCGCGACCTGCTCGCGCTCACGCCCGGCGCCGTCCTCGAGCTGGACCGCGCCGCCGGGAGCCCGGCCGACCTGCTGGTCAACGGCCGCCTCGTCGCTCGCGGCGAGGTAGTCGTCGTCGACGAGGACTTCGGCCTGCGCGTCACCGAGATCCTCGACGCCGCGGCCACGGCCTGA